From the genome of Triticum aestivum cultivar Chinese Spring chromosome 3B, IWGSC CS RefSeq v2.1, whole genome shotgun sequence, one region includes:
- the LOC123070773 gene encoding protein MLN51 homolog isoform X7, which translates to MAEEEKAATAEGDATEDVSDVDDSPLPALRRRAAASDDEEGDGGGGGGSGSSPPPRVVWSNSDSDELGAAEVDGEDEGSEECEEVRKEFDAGSGGGGEAKEVTPDEVAAAPEDEGKYEEEEEEAQAETGAELKEEDKENKGFEPDAVPRTGAFYMHDDRFQNKENRGRGRQRDFSGGQKLWNSKDDSVWLHDRFNEINTHDVQHDSTRRPRSPFRAWAGGRTHDVNHDRFDEINTHYVQHDSTRRPRSPFRARAGGRTHDVNHDRFDEINTHYVQHDSTRRPRSPFRAWAGGRTHDANHDRFDEINTRYVQHDSTRRPRSPFRAWAGGRTHDVNHGYLEGTKSASYYHDYRADYKYGSINNYNRFPKEAKTSYYSAKNYRSVPRKSHSYYDEQNFYNARTESRICYVNAKGHNNAPNVNRGKPSRPYQPTWKNTFQTSSVQNNRTYSRSQNEEGCSDTGVEKNSHRTLSLQNEQEFTSKQEPPFVERRKARPDILILE; encoded by the exons ATGGCTGAAGAGGagaaggcggcgacggcggagggggaCGCGACGGAGGACGTGAGCGACGTCGACGACTCGCCCCTCCCGGCGTTGAGGCGCCGCGCGGCGGCGAGCGACGACGAGgagggcgatggcggcggcggtggggggagTGGTTCCTCGCCGCCGCCGAGGGTGGTCTGGTCCAATTCCGACTCCGACGAGCTGGGCGCGGCCGAGGTGGACGGCGAAGACGAGGGTTCTGAGGAATGCGAGGAGGTTCGCAAGGAGTTCGACGCAGGATCTGGGGGCGGTGGAGAGGCCAAGGAAGTGACGCCGGATGAGGTGGCTGCGGCGCCGGAGGACGAGGGGAagtacgaggaggaggaggaggaggcccaggCTGAGACGGGAGCCGAACTGAAAGAAGAGGACAAGGAGAACAAGGGGTTCGAGCCCGACGCCGTGCCGAGAACAGGTGCCTTCTACATGCACGATGATCGCTTCCAGAACAAGGAAAACCGCGGCCGCGGGCGCCAGAG GGACTTTTCCGGTGGCCAAAAGTTATGGAATTCTAAAGATGACAGCGTATGGCTGCATGATCGGTTTAATGAGATCAATACCCATGATGTTCAACATGACAGT ACAAGGAGGCCAAGAAGTCCTTTTAGAGCTTGGGCTGGTGGTAGAACTCATGATGTTAATCATGATCGGTTTGATGAGATCAATACCCATTATGTTCAACATGACAGT ACAAGGAGGCCAAGAAGTCCTTTTAGAGCTCGGGCTGGTGGTAGAACTCATGATGTTAACCATGATCGGTTTGATGAGATCAATACCCATTATGTTCAACATGACAGT ACAAGGAGGCCAAGAAGTCCTTTTAGAGCATGGGCTGGTGGTAGAACTCATGACGCTAACCATGACCGGTTTGATGAGATCAATACCCGTTATGTTCAACATGACAGT ACAAGGAGGCCAAGAAGTCCTTTTAGAGCATGGGCTGGTGGTAGAACTCATGACGTTAACCATGGTTATCTAGAAGGAACCAAATCCGCATCATATTATCATGATTACAGAGCAGACTACAAGTATGGGAGTATCAACAACTACAATAGATTTCCAAAAGAGGCCAAAACTTCCTATTACAGCGCCAAGAACTACAGAAGTGTTCCAAGAAAATCCCATTCGTACTATGACGAGCAGAACTTTTATAATGCTCGGACAGAATCTCGTATCTGTTATGTGAATGCTAAAGGTCACAACAATGCACCAAATGTTAACAGAGGGAAACCATCAAGGCCCTACCAACCTACCTGGAAGAATACTTTCCAAACCTCTTCAGTGCAAAACAATAG GACATATTCCAGATCACAGAATGAGGAGGGCTGTTCTGATACAGGTGTGGAAAAGAACTCACATCGAACTTTAAGTTTGCAGAATGAACAAGAGTTTACGTCAAAGCAAGAACCCCCCTTTGTAGAAAGAAGGAAAGCACGACCTGACATTTTAA TTTTGGAGTGA
- the LOC123070773 gene encoding protein MLN51 homolog isoform X1 — MAEEEKAATAEGDATEDVSDVDDSPLPALRRRAAASDDEEGDGGGGGGSGSSPPPRVVWSNSDSDELGAAEVDGEDEGSEECEEVRKEFDAGSGGGGEAKEVTPDEVAAAPEDEGKYEEEEEEAQAETGAELKEEDKENKGFEPDAVPRTGAFYMHDDRFQNKENRGRGRQRDFSGGQKLWNSKDDSVWLHDRFNEINTHDVQHDSTRRPRSPFRAWAGGRTHDVNHDRFDEINTHYVQHDSTRRPRSPFRARAGGRTHDVNHDRFDEINTHYVQHDSTRRPRSPFRAWAGGRTHDANHDRFDEINTRYVQHDSTRRPRSPFRAWAGGRTHDVNHGYLEGTKSASYYHDYRADYKYGSINNYNRFPKEAKTSYYSAKNYRSVPRKSHSYYDEQNFYNARTESRICYVNAKGHNNAPNVNRGKPSRPYQPTWKNTFQTSSVQNNRTYSRSQNEEGCSDTGVEKNSHRTLSLQNEQEFTSKQEPPFVERRKARPDILSKLFSSSVRMAHSSLKPQSRSSFGVKAFAPSGEHGNTAGSLSMVKGMPNLGSHSTVSTSNSQYSESRDQGSGLNIGVPTKNKLSTQIFHQNIASASKIQSHPQNTLISSTEDAETSPPPGSNNSLAPSVIIVQNDKVEAVSGSLPCGGGHALDVTGAKDLTLGTPAVLPVMKFGEQHPRGPDIPCTAMAFPGLLAHQPSDNSELNKITWLQTLSGATGVLGATYDPSYIGSHYPQPSVFPRYHCVTEVPVLLNSPEIPGHELGQRKNKLLRYSEMNFAS; from the exons ATGGCTGAAGAGGagaaggcggcgacggcggagggggaCGCGACGGAGGACGTGAGCGACGTCGACGACTCGCCCCTCCCGGCGTTGAGGCGCCGCGCGGCGGCGAGCGACGACGAGgagggcgatggcggcggcggtggggggagTGGTTCCTCGCCGCCGCCGAGGGTGGTCTGGTCCAATTCCGACTCCGACGAGCTGGGCGCGGCCGAGGTGGACGGCGAAGACGAGGGTTCTGAGGAATGCGAGGAGGTTCGCAAGGAGTTCGACGCAGGATCTGGGGGCGGTGGAGAGGCCAAGGAAGTGACGCCGGATGAGGTGGCTGCGGCGCCGGAGGACGAGGGGAagtacgaggaggaggaggaggaggcccaggCTGAGACGGGAGCCGAACTGAAAGAAGAGGACAAGGAGAACAAGGGGTTCGAGCCCGACGCCGTGCCGAGAACAGGTGCCTTCTACATGCACGATGATCGCTTCCAGAACAAGGAAAACCGCGGCCGCGGGCGCCAGAG GGACTTTTCCGGTGGCCAAAAGTTATGGAATTCTAAAGATGACAGCGTATGGCTGCATGATCGGTTTAATGAGATCAATACCCATGATGTTCAACATGACAGT ACAAGGAGGCCAAGAAGTCCTTTTAGAGCTTGGGCTGGTGGTAGAACTCATGATGTTAATCATGATCGGTTTGATGAGATCAATACCCATTATGTTCAACATGACAGT ACAAGGAGGCCAAGAAGTCCTTTTAGAGCTCGGGCTGGTGGTAGAACTCATGATGTTAACCATGATCGGTTTGATGAGATCAATACCCATTATGTTCAACATGACAGT ACAAGGAGGCCAAGAAGTCCTTTTAGAGCATGGGCTGGTGGTAGAACTCATGACGCTAACCATGACCGGTTTGATGAGATCAATACCCGTTATGTTCAACATGACAGT ACAAGGAGGCCAAGAAGTCCTTTTAGAGCATGGGCTGGTGGTAGAACTCATGACGTTAACCATGGTTATCTAGAAGGAACCAAATCCGCATCATATTATCATGATTACAGAGCAGACTACAAGTATGGGAGTATCAACAACTACAATAGATTTCCAAAAGAGGCCAAAACTTCCTATTACAGCGCCAAGAACTACAGAAGTGTTCCAAGAAAATCCCATTCGTACTATGACGAGCAGAACTTTTATAATGCTCGGACAGAATCTCGTATCTGTTATGTGAATGCTAAAGGTCACAACAATGCACCAAATGTTAACAGAGGGAAACCATCAAGGCCCTACCAACCTACCTGGAAGAATACTTTCCAAACCTCTTCAGTGCAAAACAATAG GACATATTCCAGATCACAGAATGAGGAGGGCTGTTCTGATACAGGTGTGGAAAAGAACTCACATCGAACTTTAAGTTTGCAGAATGAACAAGAGTTTACGTCAAAGCAAGAACCCCCCTTTGTAGAAAGAAGGAAAGCACGACCTGACATTTTAAGTAAGCTCTTCTCATCCTCTGTTCGAATGGCACATAGTTCTCTGAAACCTCAATCTCGTTCCAGTTTTGGAGTGAAGGCATTTGCTCCATCTGGTGAGCATGGAAATACTGCTGGTTCTCTTAGTATGGTAAAAGGCATGCCTAACCTTGGTTCTCACTCAACTGTATCAACATCAAATAGCCAATATTCAGAATCCAGGGATCAAGGAAGTGGTTTGAACATTGgtgtccccacaaagaacaaactTTCTACTCAGATATTTCATCAAAACATTGCCAGTGCCAGCAAAATTCAGTCTCATCCACAAAATACACTGATAAGTTCAACTGAAGATGCAGAGACCAGTCCCCCTCCTGGGTCAAACAATTCTTTAGCACCATCTGTTATAATAGTGCAAAATGATAAGGTAGAAGCAGTGAGTGGCTCTCTCCCTTGTGGTGGAGGTCATGCTCTTGATGTTACAGGAGCAAAGGACCTTACTCTTGGCACTCCAGCAGTATTGCCAG TTATGAAGTTTGGTGAGCAGCATCCTAGGGGACCTGATATCCCATGCACTGCTATGGCTTTCCCAGGACTTTTGGCTCATCAACCCAGTGACAATTCTGAGCTTAATAAAATTACTTG GCTGCAAACATTGTCTGGTGCTACTGGGGTTCTTGGGGCAACATATGATCCTTCTTATATTGGCAGTCATTATCCCCAACCATCAGTATTCCCAAG ATACCATTGTGTGACTGAAGTTCCTGTTTTGTTGAACTCCCCTGAAATACCAG GTCATGAGCTTGGCCAGCGCAAGAACAAACTTCTCAG ATACTCAGAGATGAACTTCGCTTCATGA
- the LOC123070773 gene encoding protein MLN51 homolog isoform X8: MAEEEKAATAEGDATEDVSDVDDSPLPALRRRAAASDDEEGDGGGGGGSGSSPPPRVVWSNSDSDELGAAEVDGEDEGSEECEEVRKEFDAGSGGGGEAKEVTPDEVAAAPEDEGKYEEEEEEAQAETGAELKEEDKENKGFEPDAVPRTGAFYMHDDRFQNKENRGRGRQRDFSGGQKLWNSKDDSVWLHDRFNEINTHDVQHDSTRRPRSPFRAWAGGRTHDVNHDRFDEINTHYVQHDSTRRPRSPFRARAGGRTHDVNHDRFDEINTHYVQHDSTRRPRSPFRAWAGGRTHDANHDRFDEINTRYVQHDSTRRPRSPFRAWAGGRTHDVNHGYLEGTKSASYYHDYRADYKYGSINNYNRFPKEAKTSYYSAKNYRSVPRKSHSYYDEQNFYNARTESRICYVNAKGHNNAPNVNRGKPSRPYQPTWKNTFQTSSVQNNRSQNEEGCSDTGVEKNSHRTLSLQNEQEFTSKQEPPFVERRKARPDILILE; encoded by the exons ATGGCTGAAGAGGagaaggcggcgacggcggagggggaCGCGACGGAGGACGTGAGCGACGTCGACGACTCGCCCCTCCCGGCGTTGAGGCGCCGCGCGGCGGCGAGCGACGACGAGgagggcgatggcggcggcggtggggggagTGGTTCCTCGCCGCCGCCGAGGGTGGTCTGGTCCAATTCCGACTCCGACGAGCTGGGCGCGGCCGAGGTGGACGGCGAAGACGAGGGTTCTGAGGAATGCGAGGAGGTTCGCAAGGAGTTCGACGCAGGATCTGGGGGCGGTGGAGAGGCCAAGGAAGTGACGCCGGATGAGGTGGCTGCGGCGCCGGAGGACGAGGGGAagtacgaggaggaggaggaggaggcccaggCTGAGACGGGAGCCGAACTGAAAGAAGAGGACAAGGAGAACAAGGGGTTCGAGCCCGACGCCGTGCCGAGAACAGGTGCCTTCTACATGCACGATGATCGCTTCCAGAACAAGGAAAACCGCGGCCGCGGGCGCCAGAG GGACTTTTCCGGTGGCCAAAAGTTATGGAATTCTAAAGATGACAGCGTATGGCTGCATGATCGGTTTAATGAGATCAATACCCATGATGTTCAACATGACAGT ACAAGGAGGCCAAGAAGTCCTTTTAGAGCTTGGGCTGGTGGTAGAACTCATGATGTTAATCATGATCGGTTTGATGAGATCAATACCCATTATGTTCAACATGACAGT ACAAGGAGGCCAAGAAGTCCTTTTAGAGCTCGGGCTGGTGGTAGAACTCATGATGTTAACCATGATCGGTTTGATGAGATCAATACCCATTATGTTCAACATGACAGT ACAAGGAGGCCAAGAAGTCCTTTTAGAGCATGGGCTGGTGGTAGAACTCATGACGCTAACCATGACCGGTTTGATGAGATCAATACCCGTTATGTTCAACATGACAGT ACAAGGAGGCCAAGAAGTCCTTTTAGAGCATGGGCTGGTGGTAGAACTCATGACGTTAACCATGGTTATCTAGAAGGAACCAAATCCGCATCATATTATCATGATTACAGAGCAGACTACAAGTATGGGAGTATCAACAACTACAATAGATTTCCAAAAGAGGCCAAAACTTCCTATTACAGCGCCAAGAACTACAGAAGTGTTCCAAGAAAATCCCATTCGTACTATGACGAGCAGAACTTTTATAATGCTCGGACAGAATCTCGTATCTGTTATGTGAATGCTAAAGGTCACAACAATGCACCAAATGTTAACAGAGGGAAACCATCAAGGCCCTACCAACCTACCTGGAAGAATACTTTCCAAACCTCTTCAGTGCAAAACAATAG ATCACAGAATGAGGAGGGCTGTTCTGATACAGGTGTGGAAAAGAACTCACATCGAACTTTAAGTTTGCAGAATGAACAAGAGTTTACGTCAAAGCAAGAACCCCCCTTTGTAGAAAGAAGGAAAGCACGACCTGACATTTTAA TTTTGGAGTGA